The Vanessa tameamea isolate UH-Manoa-2023 chromosome 2, ilVanTame1 primary haplotype, whole genome shotgun sequence genome has a segment encoding these proteins:
- the Chd1 gene encoding chromodomain-helicase-DNA-binding protein 1 isoform X1 has translation MLLKGSMNESGSDSMSDKGEKSDSSGSGSGSESDSGSSSSGSGSAGRSGSEKSSNADRSHLSDDTKSSPKHSIANSSKSDHHTDKDSSDDSISKRKSRNNHGKVKSDLWEDNPDIYGIRRSARSRKEPDRLKLADSDSSERGRSHRKSRKKSNSWNSDTSDSDSDLKGSPPPPSKRPGQRSVPLRKKKPSRRRRFTSDEDESTEASDEETRSRTATRRTGAAVSYKEASDEQTDSSDLLEVEGEGEVEPEPEDHSETIERVLGHRRGKKGVTGNVTTVYYVEEHGDPNEGCNPEDEEATEPQYLIKWKGWSHIHNTWESEKTISEQKVKGLKKLENYIKKEADLSWWRQQAGPEDIDYFECQSELQQELVKTYNFVERIFAEQTRELEGGGTAHEYFCKWESLPYADSTWEDSSLIEKRWPAEVETFKSREAAKTTPSRHCPVLKRRPKFHQVKEQPEYMGKDQTFILRDYQMDGLNWLIHSWCKDNSVILADEMGLGKTIQTICFLYYLFKSQQLYGPFLCVVPLSTMTAWQREFTQWAPDINVVTYIGDVTSRNIIRQFEWSFASSKRLKFNAILTTYEILLKDRQFLRSFSWACLLVDEAHRLKNDDSLLYKALKEFDTNHRLLVTGTPLQNSLKELWALLHFIMPYKFESWEEFEKDHEDAATKGYEKLHKQLEPFILRRQKKDVEKSLPAKVEQILRVEMTSIQKQYYKWILTKNYSALRKGVKGSINTFINIVIELKKCCNHALLTKPEDFESRASLATTDAVEKLLRGSGKLLLLDKLLCRLKETGHRVLIFSQMVRMLDILAEYLQRRHFPFQRLDGSIKGEIRKQALDHFNAEGSQDFCFLLSTRAGGLGINLATADTVIIFDSDWNPQNDLQAQARAHRIGQKNQVNIYRLVTARSVEEDIVERAKRKMVLDHLVIQRMDTTGRTVLNKRDASGTSANNPFNKEDLNAILKFGAEELFKDDDENDEDPVCDIDEILQRAETRDEGPAMAGDELLSAFKVASFAFDEEKAVMEVKKENNEEEGKDWDDIIPENVRKTIAEQEKTKEMEDLYLPPRRKNMQQNNADDKGGRKRRGRSGGDGGDGGDGADGEGDVDSDISDADVSADDDRPRKRGRPPASHREKIKGFTDQEIRRFVKSFKKFSAPLKHLDSIACDAELQEKPLADLKKLGEILQERCKAVLNDTTESTNEHNDGRKNARKTFKLGGVPVNAKTMAACQDELAPLDDFLPQTKEERLKWQLDFRTRPANFDIEWGVEDDSKLLAGIYQYGMGSWEAIKMDSSFVIGDKILTNEDKKPQAKHLQSRAEYLLKLIKKLLDQKNGKQKQRKPRMKKGAKEPVTKDTVDEDMSSGNESKKGNKNARNNDKGEKGKSKLEDILTHDETSNDRKEKDRKRTRKEGKDRPKNDKIKGRKKPAGPMHFTANNEPRALEVLGDLDPSVFEECKEKMRPVKKALRALDNPDQTLSETEQVSRTRACLTQIGNQIDICLSEYPDPEKKVEWRSNLWYFVSKFTNFDAKQLYRLYKYGLKKNVDGKKDGKHKENKLNAKNNINSSNNHVKLYKKEVKHDENNRKEKRTKAEKDKIDKNNEKIPHASGVKRKLEEGECDPEPNENKRHERHKHKQKERRDREGSLKRDDLMYRERSRTERERERDRDRDRERDRDRDRDRDRERDRDRDRDRDRDRDRSRTRRDSGGVGPPRVRPPYAPHAHGDHAAHPSHPAHPAWTPPAYPGPRQYRGGDRNARPHDKRRFGGYAAMGGPYSGYYEGTAMAGGMGFPPVRPYPDDWRGYTPQSDYPYDERDYEREVYRRDYDRRAPPT, from the exons ATGCTCTTG AAGGGCTCAATGAATGAATCTGGGAGTGACTCTATGAGTGACAAAGGAGAGAAGAGTGATTCTAGTGGTTCAGGCTCCGGCAGTGAGAg TGACAGTGGTTCTAGTTCTTCTGGATCTGGGTCAGCTGGCAGATCAGGATCTGAGAAGTCTTCTAATGCAGACAGGTCACATCTTAGCGATGACACAAAATCTTCACCAAAACATAGTATCGCTAATTCTTCCAAATCTGATCATCACACTGATAAAGATTCTTCAGATGACTCAATATCAAAACGAAAGTCAAGAAATAATCATGGAAAGGTGAAATCAGATCTATGGGAAGATAATCCTGATATATATGGTATTAGGAGATCAGCCCGATCAAGAAAAGAACCAGATAGACTAAAACTTGCTGATAGTGACTCGAGTGAGCGAGGACGAAGTCATagaaaaagtagaaaaaaaag caaCTCATGGAATTCAGATACCTCCGATAGTGATAGTGATTTAAAGGGTTCCCCACCTCCACCCTCTAAAAGACCAGGCCAAAGAAGTGTACCTCTAAGGAAAAAGAAACCATCGAGAAGAAGAAGATTTACCAGTGATGAAGATGAAAGTACAGAAGCATCCGATGAAGAAACTAGGAG TAGAACAGCAACACGGCGTACTGGAGCTGCTGTTAGTTATAAAGAAGCCAGCGATGAACAAACTGACTCTTCAGACTTATTGGAAGTTGAAGGGGAGGGAGAAGTTGAACCTGAACCCGAAGACCACAGTGAAACTATTGAAAGGGTTCTTGGACATCGAAGAGGAAAGAAAGGAG TCACTGGAAATGTGACTACAGTTTATTATGTAGAAGAGCATGGTGATCCCAATGAAGGTTGTAATCCCGAAGATGAAGAAGCAACTGAACCTCAGTACCTGATTAAATGGAAGGGATGGTctcatatacataatacatggGAGTCAGAGAAAACAATTAGTGAACAAAAAGTAAAAGGTCTTAAAAAGTTAGAAAACTACATAAAGAAAGAAGCAGATCTTTCGTGGTGGAGGCAGCAAGCAGGTCCTGaagatattgattattttgaatgtCAATCTGAATTACAGCAAGAATTGGTCAAGACTTACAATTTTGTAGAAAGGATATTTG ctGAACAAACAAGAGAGTTGGAAGGTGGTGGAACAGCTCATGAATACTTTTGCAAATGGGAGTCATTACCATATGCAGATTCAACCTGGGAAGATTCTTCTCTCATAGAAAAAAGGTGGCCTGCAGAAGTTGAAACCTTTAAAAGTAGAGAAGCTGCGAAAACTACGCCATCAAGACATTGTCCTGTTTTAAAACGACGGCCGAAATTCCACCAAGTAAAAGAACAACCCGAGTATATGGGAAAGGATCag ACTTTTATATTAAGAGATTACCAAATGGATGGATTAAATTGGTTGATACATTCCTGGTGCAAAGACAATTCTGTCATATTAGCTGATGAAATGGGTTTAGGTAAAACAATACAG ACAATATGTTTTTTGTACTATCTATTTAAATCCCAACAACTGTATGGCCCGTTTCTTTGTGTAGTCCCTCTAAGTACAATGACAGCATGGCAAAGAGAATTTACACAATGGGCACCTGATATTAATGTTGTGACTTATATTGGTGATGTAACAAGTAGAAATATT ATCAGGCAGTTTGAATGGAGTTTCGCCAGTtcaaaaagattaaaatttaatgcaatattaACTACTtatgagattttattaaaagataggCAATTCCTGAGGTCTTTCAGCTGGGCTTGTCTGTTAGTTGATGAAGCACATAGGTTAAAAAATGATGATTCACTTTTGTATAAAGCTTTGAAGGAGTTTGATACAAATCACAGGTTACTGGTTACTGGAACACCATTACAAAATTCCTTAAAGGAATTATGGGCACTTCTGCATTTTATAATGCCCTACAA ATTTGAATCTTGGGAAGAATTTGAGAAAGATCACGAAGATGCCGCAACTAAAGGCtatgaaaaattacataaacaattgGAACCTTTTATATTGAGAAGACAAAAAAAAGATGTAGAGAAATCTTTACCTGCAAAAGTAGAACAAATCTTGAGGGTGGAAATGACTTCGATACAAAAACAATACTACAAATGGATTCTTACAAAAAACTATAGTGCATTGCGAAAAGGTGTAAAGGggtcaataaatacatttataaatattgtgataGAACTGAAAAAGTGTTGTAATCATGCACTCTTGACTAAACCGGAAGATTTTGAATCAAGAGCATCGCTTGCTACTACAGATGCTGTTGag aaactTCTAAGAGGCTCTGGGAAACTGctattattagataaattattgtGCAGGCTAAAAGAAACTGGCCATAGAGTTCTTATATTCTCACAAATGGTAAGAATGTTGGATATACTTGCTGAATATTTACAAAGGCGTCATTTTCCATTTCAACGCCTAGATGGAAGCATAAAAGGAGAAATAAGAAAGCAGGCTCTTGATCACTTTAATGCTGAAGGCTCgcaagatttttgttttttgctaTCGACAAGAGCAGGTGGCCTTGGTATTAACTTGGCAACTGCAGATACTGTGATAATATTTGACTCTGATTGGAATCCACAAAATGACCTTCAAGCACAAGCTCGAGCTCATCGTATAGGACAAAAAAATCag GTCAATATTTATCGATTGGTGACTGCTAGATCTGTAGAGGAAGACATAGTAGAAAGAGCTAAAAGAAAAATGGTTCTTGACCATTTGGTCATTCAGAGAATGGATACTACTGGCCGAACTGTCCTTAACAAACGAGATGCCTCCGGCACAAGTGCAAATAACCCTTTTAACAAGGAAGATTTGAATGCAATTTTGAAATTTGGGGCAGAAGAATTGTTTAAAgatgatgatgaaaatgatGAGGATCCTGtc tgtgatatagatgaaattttgcaaagaGCAGAAACTCGAGATGAGGGACCTGCAATGGCAGGGGATGAATTACTTTCTGCATTTAAAGTAGCTAGTTTTGCATTTGACGAAGAAAAAGCTGTAATGgaagtaaaaaaagaaaataatgaagaGGAAGGCAAAGATTGG gaTGACATTATACCAGAAAATGTAAGGAAAACCATAGCTGAGCAAGAGAAGACTAAGGAAATGGAGGATTTGTACTTACCACCTAGAAGAAAAAACATGCAGCAAAACAATGCTGATGATA AAGGTGGCCGCAAACGTCGTGGTCGCAGTGGTGGAGACGGCGGCGACGGTGGTGACGGGGCGGATGGCGAGGGGGACGTCGACAGTGACATATCTGACGCCGATGTTAGCGCTGACGACGACCGACCTAGGAAACGAGGCCGTCCTCCTGCGTCGCATAGGGAAAAGATAAAGGGATTTACGGATCAGGAG ATTCGTAGATTTGTCAAAAGCTTTAAGAAGTTCTCCGCACCTTTAAAGCACCTTGATAGCATAGCTTGTGATGCTGAGCTACAGGAAAAACCATTAGCTGACCTCAAAAAATTGGGAGAAATTCTTCAAGAGAGATGCAAAGCTGTTTTAAATGATACAACAGAATCTActa ACGAGCATAATGATGGCCGCAAAAATGCAAGAAAGACTTTCAAACTTGGTGGTGTTCCTGTTAATGCAAAAACAATGGCGGCCTGTCAGGACGAGCTTGCACCTTTAGATGATTTCTTACCACAAACTAAAGAAGAAAGACTGAAATGGCAATTAGATTTCag gacAAGGCCTGCAAATTTCGATATTGAATGGGGAGTTGAGGATGATTCTAAGTTATTAGCTGGTATTTATCAGTATGGTATGGGTTCTTGGGAAGCGATAAAAATGGACTCATCATTTGTTATTGGTGATAAAATTCTTACTAATGAAGACAAGAAACCCCAGGCGAAGCATTTACAATCAAGAGCAGAATACTTATTAAAACTAATCAAAAAGTTACTTGATCAAAAAAAtggaaaacaaaaacaaagaaaacCAAGAATGAAGAAAGGTGCTAAAGAACCTGTAACGAAAGACACTGTTGACGAAGACATGAGTTCAGGCAATGAAAGCAAAAAAGGGAATAAAAATGCAAGGAATAATGATAAAGGAGAAaag GGAAAGTCAAAACTCGAAGATATTTTAACGCATGATGAAACATCCAATGACAGAAAAGAAAAGGACAGGAAACGCACAAGAAAAGAGGGTAAAGATCGACCcaaaaacgataaaattaagGGTCGCAAAAAGCCTGCTGGACCTATGCATTTCACTGCTAATAATGAACCAAGAGCTTTAGAAGTTTTAGGTGATCTAGATCCATCGGTATTTGAAGAA TGTAAAGAAAAAATGAGACCAGTTAAGAAAGCTCTACGTGCCCTTGATAACCCAGATCAAACTCTCTCAGAAACAGAACAGGTATCCCGAACAAGAGCCTGTCTGACACAAATAGGAAATCAAATAGATATATGTTTATCTGAATATCCAGATCCTGAAAAAAAAGTTGAATGGAGGAGTAATCTCTGGTATTTTGTgtcaaaatttacaaattttgatGCTAAACAGTTATACAGGTTATATAAATATGGTTTGAAGAAAAATGTAGATGGTAAAAAAGATGGAAAACACAAAGAAAACAAG TTAAatgctaaaaataatataaacagctcaaataatcatgtaaaattatataaaaaagaggtAAAACATGATGAAAATAATCGAAAAGAGAAAAGAACAAAGGCTGAAAAAgacaaaatagataaaaataatgaaaagatACCCCACGCATCTGGTGTAAAAAGGAAACTTGAGGAGGGAGAATGTGACCCAGAACCAAATGAAAACAAACGACATGAGAG acataaacacaaacaaaaggAACGCAGAGATAGGGAAGGGAGCTTGAAGCGGGACGATTTGATGTACAGAGAGCGGAGCCGGACGGAACGAGAGAGAGAACGAGACCGCGATCGAGACCGTGAACGCGATCGTGATCGAGATCGAGACCGAGACAGGGAGAGAGATCGAGATCGAGATCGCGATCGCGACCGGGATCGGGATCGCTCTCGTACGCGAAGAGACAGCGGCGGTGTTGGCCCGCCACGTGTGCGTCCGCCCTATGCGCCTCACGCGCATGGCGACCATGCTGCGCACCCGTCGCATCCGGCACACCCTGCTTGGACGCCGCCCGCCTATCCGGGTCCTCGTCAGTACCGTGGTGGTGATCGCAACGCTCGGCCACATGATAAGAGACG GTTTGGAGGATATGCAGCAATGGGTGGTCCATACAGTGGATATTACGAGGGTACGGCGATGGCAGGAGGGATGGGTTTTCCTCCTGTACGTCCATACCCGGACGATTGGCGTGGTTACACACCACAGTCTGACTATCCATACGACGAGCGAGATTACGAGCGCGAAGTCTATAGAAGAGATTATGATCGGCGGGCGCCACCGACTTAG
- the Chd1 gene encoding chromodomain-helicase-DNA-binding protein 1 isoform X3, which yields MLLKGSMNESGSDSMSDKGEKSDSSGSGSGSESDSGSSSSGSGSAGRSGSEKSSNADRSHLSDDTKSSPKHSIANSSKSDHHTDKDSSDDSISKRKSRNNHGKVKSDLWEDNPDIYGIRRSARSRKEPDRLKLADSDSSERGRSHRKSRKKSNSWNSDTSDSDSDLKGSPPPPSKRPGQRSVPLRKKKPSRRRRFTSDEDESTEASDEETRRTATRRTGAAVSYKEASDEQTDSSDLLEVEGEGEVEPEPEDHSETIERVLGHRRGKKGVTGNVTTVYYVEEHGDPNEGCNPEDEEATEPQYLIKWKGWSHIHNTWESEKTISEQKVKGLKKLENYIKKEADLSWWRQQAGPEDIDYFECQSELQQELVKTYNFVERIFAEQTRELEGGGTAHEYFCKWESLPYADSTWEDSSLIEKRWPAEVETFKSREAAKTTPSRHCPVLKRRPKFHQVKEQPEYMGKDQTFILRDYQMDGLNWLIHSWCKDNSVILADEMGLGKTIQTICFLYYLFKSQQLYGPFLCVVPLSTMTAWQREFTQWAPDINVVTYIGDVTSRNIIRQFEWSFASSKRLKFNAILTTYEILLKDRQFLRSFSWACLLVDEAHRLKNDDSLLYKALKEFDTNHRLLVTGTPLQNSLKELWALLHFIMPYKFESWEEFEKDHEDAATKGYEKLHKQLEPFILRRQKKDVEKSLPAKVEQILRVEMTSIQKQYYKWILTKNYSALRKGVKGSINTFINIVIELKKCCNHALLTKPEDFESRASLATTDAVEKLLRGSGKLLLLDKLLCRLKETGHRVLIFSQMVRMLDILAEYLQRRHFPFQRLDGSIKGEIRKQALDHFNAEGSQDFCFLLSTRAGGLGINLATADTVIIFDSDWNPQNDLQAQARAHRIGQKNQVNIYRLVTARSVEEDIVERAKRKMVLDHLVIQRMDTTGRTVLNKRDASGTSANNPFNKEDLNAILKFGAEELFKDDDENDEDPVCDIDEILQRAETRDEGPAMAGDELLSAFKVASFAFDEEKAVMEVKKENNEEEGKDWDDIIPENVRKTIAEQEKTKEMEDLYLPPRRKNMQQNNADDKGGRKRRGRSGGDGGDGGDGADGEGDVDSDISDADVSADDDRPRKRGRPPASHREKIKGFTDQEIRRFVKSFKKFSAPLKHLDSIACDAELQEKPLADLKKLGEILQERCKAVLNDTTESTNEHNDGRKNARKTFKLGGVPVNAKTMAACQDELAPLDDFLPQTKEERLKWQLDFRTRPANFDIEWGVEDDSKLLAGIYQYGMGSWEAIKMDSSFVIGDKILTNEDKKPQAKHLQSRAEYLLKLIKKLLDQKNGKQKQRKPRMKKGAKEPVTKDTVDEDMSSGNESKKGNKNARNNDKGEKGKSKLEDILTHDETSNDRKEKDRKRTRKEGKDRPKNDKIKGRKKPAGPMHFTANNEPRALEVLGDLDPSVFEECKEKMRPVKKALRALDNPDQTLSETEQVSRTRACLTQIGNQIDICLSEYPDPEKKVEWRSNLWYFVSKFTNFDAKQLYRLYKYGLKKNVDGKKDGKHKENKLNAKNNINSSNNHVKLYKKEVKHDENNRKEKRTKAEKDKIDKNNEKIPHASGVKRKLEEGECDPEPNENKRHERHKHKQKERRDREGSLKRDDLMYRERSRTERERERDRDRDRERDRDRDRDRDRERDRDRDRDRDRDRDRSRTRRDSGGVGPPRVRPPYAPHAHGDHAAHPSHPAHPAWTPPAYPGPRQYRGGDRNARPHDKRRFGGYAAMGGPYSGYYEGTAMAGGMGFPPVRPYPDDWRGYTPQSDYPYDERDYEREVYRRDYDRRAPPT from the exons ATGCTCTTG AAGGGCTCAATGAATGAATCTGGGAGTGACTCTATGAGTGACAAAGGAGAGAAGAGTGATTCTAGTGGTTCAGGCTCCGGCAGTGAGAg TGACAGTGGTTCTAGTTCTTCTGGATCTGGGTCAGCTGGCAGATCAGGATCTGAGAAGTCTTCTAATGCAGACAGGTCACATCTTAGCGATGACACAAAATCTTCACCAAAACATAGTATCGCTAATTCTTCCAAATCTGATCATCACACTGATAAAGATTCTTCAGATGACTCAATATCAAAACGAAAGTCAAGAAATAATCATGGAAAGGTGAAATCAGATCTATGGGAAGATAATCCTGATATATATGGTATTAGGAGATCAGCCCGATCAAGAAAAGAACCAGATAGACTAAAACTTGCTGATAGTGACTCGAGTGAGCGAGGACGAAGTCATagaaaaagtagaaaaaaaag caaCTCATGGAATTCAGATACCTCCGATAGTGATAGTGATTTAAAGGGTTCCCCACCTCCACCCTCTAAAAGACCAGGCCAAAGAAGTGTACCTCTAAGGAAAAAGAAACCATCGAGAAGAAGAAGATTTACCAGTGATGAAGATGAAAGTACAGAAGCATCCGATGAAGAAACTAGGAG AACAGCAACACGGCGTACTGGAGCTGCTGTTAGTTATAAAGAAGCCAGCGATGAACAAACTGACTCTTCAGACTTATTGGAAGTTGAAGGGGAGGGAGAAGTTGAACCTGAACCCGAAGACCACAGTGAAACTATTGAAAGGGTTCTTGGACATCGAAGAGGAAAGAAAGGAG TCACTGGAAATGTGACTACAGTTTATTATGTAGAAGAGCATGGTGATCCCAATGAAGGTTGTAATCCCGAAGATGAAGAAGCAACTGAACCTCAGTACCTGATTAAATGGAAGGGATGGTctcatatacataatacatggGAGTCAGAGAAAACAATTAGTGAACAAAAAGTAAAAGGTCTTAAAAAGTTAGAAAACTACATAAAGAAAGAAGCAGATCTTTCGTGGTGGAGGCAGCAAGCAGGTCCTGaagatattgattattttgaatgtCAATCTGAATTACAGCAAGAATTGGTCAAGACTTACAATTTTGTAGAAAGGATATTTG ctGAACAAACAAGAGAGTTGGAAGGTGGTGGAACAGCTCATGAATACTTTTGCAAATGGGAGTCATTACCATATGCAGATTCAACCTGGGAAGATTCTTCTCTCATAGAAAAAAGGTGGCCTGCAGAAGTTGAAACCTTTAAAAGTAGAGAAGCTGCGAAAACTACGCCATCAAGACATTGTCCTGTTTTAAAACGACGGCCGAAATTCCACCAAGTAAAAGAACAACCCGAGTATATGGGAAAGGATCag ACTTTTATATTAAGAGATTACCAAATGGATGGATTAAATTGGTTGATACATTCCTGGTGCAAAGACAATTCTGTCATATTAGCTGATGAAATGGGTTTAGGTAAAACAATACAG ACAATATGTTTTTTGTACTATCTATTTAAATCCCAACAACTGTATGGCCCGTTTCTTTGTGTAGTCCCTCTAAGTACAATGACAGCATGGCAAAGAGAATTTACACAATGGGCACCTGATATTAATGTTGTGACTTATATTGGTGATGTAACAAGTAGAAATATT ATCAGGCAGTTTGAATGGAGTTTCGCCAGTtcaaaaagattaaaatttaatgcaatattaACTACTtatgagattttattaaaagataggCAATTCCTGAGGTCTTTCAGCTGGGCTTGTCTGTTAGTTGATGAAGCACATAGGTTAAAAAATGATGATTCACTTTTGTATAAAGCTTTGAAGGAGTTTGATACAAATCACAGGTTACTGGTTACTGGAACACCATTACAAAATTCCTTAAAGGAATTATGGGCACTTCTGCATTTTATAATGCCCTACAA ATTTGAATCTTGGGAAGAATTTGAGAAAGATCACGAAGATGCCGCAACTAAAGGCtatgaaaaattacataaacaattgGAACCTTTTATATTGAGAAGACAAAAAAAAGATGTAGAGAAATCTTTACCTGCAAAAGTAGAACAAATCTTGAGGGTGGAAATGACTTCGATACAAAAACAATACTACAAATGGATTCTTACAAAAAACTATAGTGCATTGCGAAAAGGTGTAAAGGggtcaataaatacatttataaatattgtgataGAACTGAAAAAGTGTTGTAATCATGCACTCTTGACTAAACCGGAAGATTTTGAATCAAGAGCATCGCTTGCTACTACAGATGCTGTTGag aaactTCTAAGAGGCTCTGGGAAACTGctattattagataaattattgtGCAGGCTAAAAGAAACTGGCCATAGAGTTCTTATATTCTCACAAATGGTAAGAATGTTGGATATACTTGCTGAATATTTACAAAGGCGTCATTTTCCATTTCAACGCCTAGATGGAAGCATAAAAGGAGAAATAAGAAAGCAGGCTCTTGATCACTTTAATGCTGAAGGCTCgcaagatttttgttttttgctaTCGACAAGAGCAGGTGGCCTTGGTATTAACTTGGCAACTGCAGATACTGTGATAATATTTGACTCTGATTGGAATCCACAAAATGACCTTCAAGCACAAGCTCGAGCTCATCGTATAGGACAAAAAAATCag GTCAATATTTATCGATTGGTGACTGCTAGATCTGTAGAGGAAGACATAGTAGAAAGAGCTAAAAGAAAAATGGTTCTTGACCATTTGGTCATTCAGAGAATGGATACTACTGGCCGAACTGTCCTTAACAAACGAGATGCCTCCGGCACAAGTGCAAATAACCCTTTTAACAAGGAAGATTTGAATGCAATTTTGAAATTTGGGGCAGAAGAATTGTTTAAAgatgatgatgaaaatgatGAGGATCCTGtc tgtgatatagatgaaattttgcaaagaGCAGAAACTCGAGATGAGGGACCTGCAATGGCAGGGGATGAATTACTTTCTGCATTTAAAGTAGCTAGTTTTGCATTTGACGAAGAAAAAGCTGTAATGgaagtaaaaaaagaaaataatgaagaGGAAGGCAAAGATTGG gaTGACATTATACCAGAAAATGTAAGGAAAACCATAGCTGAGCAAGAGAAGACTAAGGAAATGGAGGATTTGTACTTACCACCTAGAAGAAAAAACATGCAGCAAAACAATGCTGATGATA AAGGTGGCCGCAAACGTCGTGGTCGCAGTGGTGGAGACGGCGGCGACGGTGGTGACGGGGCGGATGGCGAGGGGGACGTCGACAGTGACATATCTGACGCCGATGTTAGCGCTGACGACGACCGACCTAGGAAACGAGGCCGTCCTCCTGCGTCGCATAGGGAAAAGATAAAGGGATTTACGGATCAGGAG ATTCGTAGATTTGTCAAAAGCTTTAAGAAGTTCTCCGCACCTTTAAAGCACCTTGATAGCATAGCTTGTGATGCTGAGCTACAGGAAAAACCATTAGCTGACCTCAAAAAATTGGGAGAAATTCTTCAAGAGAGATGCAAAGCTGTTTTAAATGATACAACAGAATCTActa ACGAGCATAATGATGGCCGCAAAAATGCAAGAAAGACTTTCAAACTTGGTGGTGTTCCTGTTAATGCAAAAACAATGGCGGCCTGTCAGGACGAGCTTGCACCTTTAGATGATTTCTTACCACAAACTAAAGAAGAAAGACTGAAATGGCAATTAGATTTCag gacAAGGCCTGCAAATTTCGATATTGAATGGGGAGTTGAGGATGATTCTAAGTTATTAGCTGGTATTTATCAGTATGGTATGGGTTCTTGGGAAGCGATAAAAATGGACTCATCATTTGTTATTGGTGATAAAATTCTTACTAATGAAGACAAGAAACCCCAGGCGAAGCATTTACAATCAAGAGCAGAATACTTATTAAAACTAATCAAAAAGTTACTTGATCAAAAAAAtggaaaacaaaaacaaagaaaacCAAGAATGAAGAAAGGTGCTAAAGAACCTGTAACGAAAGACACTGTTGACGAAGACATGAGTTCAGGCAATGAAAGCAAAAAAGGGAATAAAAATGCAAGGAATAATGATAAAGGAGAAaag GGAAAGTCAAAACTCGAAGATATTTTAACGCATGATGAAACATCCAATGACAGAAAAGAAAAGGACAGGAAACGCACAAGAAAAGAGGGTAAAGATCGACCcaaaaacgataaaattaagGGTCGCAAAAAGCCTGCTGGACCTATGCATTTCACTGCTAATAATGAACCAAGAGCTTTAGAAGTTTTAGGTGATCTAGATCCATCGGTATTTGAAGAA TGTAAAGAAAAAATGAGACCAGTTAAGAAAGCTCTACGTGCCCTTGATAACCCAGATCAAACTCTCTCAGAAACAGAACAGGTATCCCGAACAAGAGCCTGTCTGACACAAATAGGAAATCAAATAGATATATGTTTATCTGAATATCCAGATCCTGAAAAAAAAGTTGAATGGAGGAGTAATCTCTGGTATTTTGTgtcaaaatttacaaattttgatGCTAAACAGTTATACAGGTTATATAAATATGGTTTGAAGAAAAATGTAGATGGTAAAAAAGATGGAAAACACAAAGAAAACAAG TTAAatgctaaaaataatataaacagctcaaataatcatgtaaaattatataaaaaagaggtAAAACATGATGAAAATAATCGAAAAGAGAAAAGAACAAAGGCTGAAAAAgacaaaatagataaaaataatgaaaagatACCCCACGCATCTGGTGTAAAAAGGAAACTTGAGGAGGGAGAATGTGACCCAGAACCAAATGAAAACAAACGACATGAGAG acataaacacaaacaaaaggAACGCAGAGATAGGGAAGGGAGCTTGAAGCGGGACGATTTGATGTACAGAGAGCGGAGCCGGACGGAACGAGAGAGAGAACGAGACCGCGATCGAGACCGTGAACGCGATCGTGATCGAGATCGAGACCGAGACAGGGAGAGAGATCGAGATCGAGATCGCGATCGCGACCGGGATCGGGATCGCTCTCGTACGCGAAGAGACAGCGGCGGTGTTGGCCCGCCACGTGTGCGTCCGCCCTATGCGCCTCACGCGCATGGCGACCATGCTGCGCACCCGTCGCATCCGGCACACCCTGCTTGGACGCCGCCCGCCTATCCGGGTCCTCGTCAGTACCGTGGTGGTGATCGCAACGCTCGGCCACATGATAAGAGACG GTTTGGAGGATATGCAGCAATGGGTGGTCCATACAGTGGATATTACGAGGGTACGGCGATGGCAGGAGGGATGGGTTTTCCTCCTGTACGTCCATACCCGGACGATTGGCGTGGTTACACACCACAGTCTGACTATCCATACGACGAGCGAGATTACGAGCGCGAAGTCTATAGAAGAGATTATGATCGGCGGGCGCCACCGACTTAG